The genomic interval AcgtttactttctttgtttgaaAAATTTCAAAACTCTAAAATCCTTCTGATTATTtcccattttaaattaaatgtaaaaaaaaaaaaaaaaaaaaaaaaatcaatgtgttCTCAGGCTTTttgaccccactgtatatttaaaaaaaagtacatagtCCGTGTTTACGTGTGTATATTCATCACATGACGGTGGTAGATGATGAAAAGAACaaccacaaaaacaacaacattttcatCCGCCACAAAAACCACAGCAATGTGCACATTTACCCTGTTCTCTAGAAACTCCCAGCTTGCCATAAACTGCCCATGGAGCTGTTATGTAAATCTTCTGCTTGGGGTTTTAGATCAGAACCGGAAAGTTTTCCTCTCTGAGCTGAGTTGCTGGTGAATTACGCCACATCAAGCTCTCTCGATATTGATTTAGGACTGATCTTTGGTCTGTAGCCTTTTAAGGCATCACGGTTTTGTTCCACAAGTTTGAGTGACACGCCAAATAGAGCATTCTGCGGAGAACGGCACGGTGTGAAACGACTGGAAGAGCTATAACCACAGACGTGAACTAATCCACTGCGGCGGCTTAAACAGGGCAACCGAAGGCTACGAGGAAGAGAAATCCGACAGAAGCGTGACGTCTGCATGTCACctcacagtaactctgcatGAGGAACATGAACAACATGGctgtcatgtgacatgcagtCTTTGCTTCACGAGCGCACTTGGCAGAAATCAGGACCATTTTTTGCATCTCGGTTACCATGGCAATCCTCGCATCTTTGGCTCGACAGAACAGTGCTGGTTTATTTATGTTTCTAGGCGGGGCTGGAAACCCACCGAGGCATCCCTGTCCTGTCACTAGCACCCACCTCGTGTGCTTTTGTTTAGGCTCCATCATCTCAGTGCTGTCCACTCAGACATGTCACGTTTACCTGACAATAAATCCATCATTACCTCACATGGTAACGGCGCCGTTATGCCTGCCTGTCTTTATGCGAGTTCGTATAGATAACGTTTGAGAGCTAGTGTTATCTTTTCAAAGCCAAGGCCTTCGTTCATTAACCAGAACTTGATTTGATTAAGCTCTTATGCTCCATTACATCTTATCCAGAAGATAAATCTAAACACTTCCAAATTCTATAGCTTTTTTGAGTTTTAGAGATTAGTTTTTCGATGACCACCCAGAGGAGTCGTATTAATAAATGGTCACAAAGCAAACAATAGTCCACTCACCTGGAAAGGAATGTGGGTTGGGTGACCCTCGCTTCAGGCACTTGGAACACAGGATATGTACAGAATAATGGAGACCAGGCCATTCCTGCAGAAGAACATTCAGCTCCTCTACAAGTGGGGTAATTGCCTGCCAAGCTGTCCAGATATTTGGCAAAGATGCATGACTAGAAATGGCAAGAGTCTCCGGGTGCAGTCTGTTTCGAGACGGCCGGTAGTTCACCATCACAGGCACTTTACCCCGGTAGGCAAAGATGTAATCCTTTCCGTCGGTGCGTTGCACCACGTGGCTGTTGATTTGCACGCTGAACCGTGCAAAAAGTCCAGGAGGAATGAGAAACGGAAAGCTATACTCGATCTGCAAGTGTTCCACCGAGAAGAACTGACCAGGAGCTGATGAGCCACCGTTGTGCCAGGGTTCAGTGCTGGGCTCCTCACTGCTGACCAGACTTGGGAACTTGTAAACTACAGGCGCACCGTTTAGCGGTCTGCTCCGAGGTTTGTTGATGCAATAGCAAACCCCCATCTTTTCAAGCAGCTCCATGATAAGGTGCAAGTCCTGCTGTGTCTGCACAAGAGGTTTGAGGAGCTGGCGGATGACGTTGGAAGGCAGCAGACCATGCAGCAGAAAACTTTCCACGTGGTGCTGGATTTGGGACGGAGCGACGTTCTTGTCAGTGTCTCTCTCGGAATTTAATTTTTCCAGCATGGCAGTACGGTCCTTCTGAAAGAAGACGTTCAAGACGGCGATGAACCGGGGCAGATTATGGAAGACGAATTCTTTTAGTGTTTTGCTGTCCTCGAAGTACAGCAGTTTCCCGCTCTCGTGTAGGTAGGACAGCGCGCTTTGCAGACGGTCTTCCGTCAGTCCCGCTTGCAGGCCCAGGCGAGCAGAGTCCCACCACGACAGCCACAGGTCCTGCGGCTTGAAATGGAGCTCCTCCAGCATCTGCCACGATTTCGGCAGCACTCTGTGAAGGTTAGGAAAGATATCGCGGTGATCGGCGACGGACATGAGTTTCTCCTTTAACCGCTGGATATTTCGCATCTCCACGCAACTCACACAAAACACCGGAGACAGGATCTGCAGTCGGTTGTTCAGCATGTACTGCAGCTGGGCTTTTTTACGTCTCAGGTTCCTGTCCGAGACTCCGTAAAAAAGTACATGTGGGCTTGACGACCTGACGTCATAATCCTGTTCCAAGGCTTCGTCCACCTGCTTAGCAAGTGTCCGCAgactctccgtgtctctcttcTCCTGCAGAGAGATCTGTCTGTGGATATCCAAGCACTTTTCCTCCAATTCTGCCTCAGCACAGAGGTCAATGTGTGTTCCCACTATACACACCACTGCATGGGGCACCTTAGCGCCGAGCAGGTGGAGGAAATATCCTACGCTGGAGTAGAAAGTCTTACACGTGTACGACTTTAAATTCACTACCACTACGTACAGAGCGCATGGCGAGAGGAAAAACGGTTTAATGAGTTCGTAATTCTGCTTCCCTGATAGATCATACACGATGAAGGTAAGACTGCGGTGAGCATCCGCTACCCAGTTCGTCACGTCGATCCCTCTACCACCGGTTATCGTCTTAGCGTCTAACGGTTTGCTTACAATGCACTGCCTGAGCTTAGTTTTCCCTGCATTTGTCTGGCCCATCAAAACAAGTTTGAGTCTCGGTTTCACAGCAGTCTGGGCGTGGGCGAGCTCCTTCTGATAGGCAGCGATATACGGGATGCCCTTCATGCACACCTCATACGGAGGTTGTATGAGAGGATTGTCCTTAACTTTCCAAATGTTAACTTTGGCGAGCTTTCCGAAATTGTCTGGCAGGATGGCAATTTGGTTGCCCTGTAAAACCAGCTCCTCCAGTTTTTCCAGCTCCACTATGGAGTCTGGGAGAAACGTTATTCTATTGTTGTCCAACCACAAATTGGCGAGATTAGACAGCCGGCCCACTTCGTGTGGGAGGAAAGACAACCGATTTCTGCTCAAATACAGCTCCTCCAAACTAGCGATTGTGAGAATGACCTGAGGAAAATCTTCAAAGGAGTTGGACGACAGATTGAGCATTTTCAGCGTTTGCATTTTTCCGAACGACCGTGGCAGCGCCGCAAGGGAATTGTTATCGAGCATCAAGCTTTCCAGGTTCTGCAGATCGCAGAAGGTCTCAGGTAAACATGAGATATGCGTGGAGCTGAGCCACAAAATTTTGAGAGTCTGCAGCATCGTGATATTGCCTGGCAGGCCCTCTAGTTTATTCCCTGAGCAATCGAGTTCCTCCAGATCGCTGAGGGCGAGAAGCTCCGGTGGGAAGTTTTCGAGCTTGTTATGGTCAACGTCCAGCGTCCTGAGCTTCTTGAGCTGCGTGAAGGACCTGGGGAAATCACGGAGCTCGTTGAAGCTCACGTCGACCTCCTCCAGGGCCTGCAACGTCCCTATTTGGGACGGCAGGTACCGGATCTTGTTGTGGCTCACACCGAGCTTTTTCAGCCTCTTCAAATGCTCGATGTCCTCCGAGAGATGGCTGAGGCAGTTGTGACTAAGATCCAGCTCAGTCAAGTGACTCAGCTGGAATATTGGAGAGGGCACATGGGTGAACTTGTTCCTGCGCAGGATGAGGATGCGAAGCTTGGTCAGAGTGGATCCCAGACCCTCAGGAAGCTCTTGGAGAGAATTATTGCCCAGGTTGAGGACTTCGATCTCCTTGATGTCGTCGGGGAAGATGATTTTCTGGTTGTTATTGGTGCTCAGAGTGAGCTGGCGCAGGTTGCTCCTCAGTTTCCTGGAGCGTAATGCTGCGTCTCGCCATATCCTGGCCGTCCTCAGATTAGTCTCATTCTCAGCCATTGCGTTGCCTTCAAATCACGTTACAATTTGACCCCGGCAGCATGGCGGCCCTTTTGTTTACCCTTCTCTGTCCAGCACTCCACACGTTCAGAAGCACAGCTGTAAGGTTTGCTCCACCTGGGGACAAAAACCGTTCAGTCGCTCCCGAACGCCTCGGCGGTGTTTCCCACATCCTCTTTATCTGCGCCATCGGAAAACACCAACAATTAAACCTGATGCTGAGATGTTTGTTGTTTCAGTCCGGACTGTTCTCCTGGCAGCGCCAGCGGCTTCCCCGGAACCGCAGCATCAACACGGATCCAAACAGAAAGCAAGCGGATTAAAAATAACAGCACTACGGCGTGCTCGCTCCGCTCCagtcctctcctctccctcttctccACTCCCTCCTCACGTCTCCGCCCGCAATCCGCAGGGCTTGGaaagcagggttgccagattgtatttttttacatcCCGACTGTGGATCAGTGATGAAAGCAGTTATTGATGTTTTAACATATTCAGTGAAAATTAATTTACTGGAAAACAATTAACTGAAAAAGTGACTTAGGTGTAGGATTTATTTTAACAATCTGCCTACTTCatttggaagaaaaaacaacaagttTTCATGTAAATAGCCTACATCCCttctgtatgtttatatatcacTTATAAtgactgattttaaaaataataataataataataataataataataataataaacaaaatctacAATTTTTTTCACTTTAGGTTTTAAGTAATTTTTacgtttattttattctaattattgtactcattttaattttacaaattttgttatttatttgacattgtTTATTATTCTGCTATATTATTTTTGACTACGCTTttatgtttctttattttttgctttcacGTCACGATGTAAATCACTTTGAGCTGCTTTATAATAACGGAGTTGCTTTAtaaagaatatttattattataattgtcattattattattattaataataataataataataataataaaaaccagtacaaattctatgagggtttctattggggttttcTTTTCAGCAGGGTACTCCTCCTTTGACATGTGACTGTACTTTAAAACCCcactttagtaaaaaaaataataataataataataattaattaattaataaatagagAGTAACCCATATTTCAGTCAGTAATGCCAGTGGGATTTCTAATGTTATTTCTGACTGTGCTTATATGACCTGTTTATATTCTGCTTTTCAAAAATGTTGAATATTGTAGCTTTAAGTAGCTCACATTATATTTGAACTGTCGTtcagtattaaaaaaacaattaaataaactactactactaataataacaataataaataataattcttaCAAGCTTCTTAGAGGGTCAGTTTTaacaatctggcaaccgtgCTGGCAAACAGCGCAATGGCAACGAACGTCACGTGCTCAGCTTCCCCGAGTAACGTGACGTCATCGTTGATCACACTGGAAATGTGTACTTTATTGCTTTattgtactatattatataaataataataacaattattattattctgatcGACAGTTCAAATATAATGTGAGCTACTTAAAGCTACAATATTCAGCATTTTTGAAAAGCAGAATATAAACAGTTCCTATAAGCACAGTCAGAAATACCATTAGAAACCCCACATGGCATTACTGACTGGAATACAGGTTActctcaaaaatattttttattaaattgggGTTTTAAGGTACAGTCACATgtcaccctgctgaaaaacaacaatagaaCCCCTCAGGGAATttgtaatggatttaatggttatATTGagaattgttttggttttaatggaaactgtaatggtctccatgggtctctactggtaatttgttgccttctactggTGACATGTTATggctagtggataccattaaggaccaataatggtaatagttttaatgtttAGCTGATGgttatttgtagtggaaaccattagaatttctgtgatggtttctattgttttcatgttttcaacATGGTACCTTTTAAAAGTTGTATATATTTAGTTTGATGAACATATAGTTAGAGCTTACAGGACCATTATTGTATATGTATGGAACTGAAATTGTACCTACATTCCACCTACAGTCATTTTTTCCTGACAGAGTACAGCATGTAGGCTGGCTTTGGGTTTTTGTTCTCAGTTCCCAGCTAAAATAGATACGTACCAAAGCAGGTTGACAGGAATCTGGATGTAGGTTTAGATCTgcaatgagcaagccagaggtgacagtgggggggagggggggggggggaatctccatgaggaagaaaccttaagaggaaccagaaaCAAAAGGGAACACATCCTCTTCTGGGCGACATCAGACGGTGCAGTTATAAATGATTACAGTACACAGGTGTTGAAGAGTAAAGACAAGAAGTGCTAAGTGAATGGGATGAAACGTAGCTCAGTGTGAGCAGATCCGGGACTAGCACAGGACCATCCATTCCAGTGCTGAGAGAGCTAGACAAGAAAATATGATGAAAAATATGAACATTATCGAATACGATGTATAAAGTTCTCTCATGTCTGCAGCTGAAGCTGTGATGTGAGAAAAGTTTATTTGACCTCTGCTCTAAGCTGTGCACCACCTAACTGTCAGCTCTCTGAAGGAGAACTTCTTCGGTGCAGCAGGCTCCATCTAGAGGCTACGAGTGgacatgaatttaaaaaaaattacagaattGAATAAGCAGTTTATATTATCCTAGtcatccattattattattattattattatcatcaaagTAAAAAGAATAAGACAGATCTTATCACATTATATGCTTCCTAGTGTAAATGGTGTTTCCTAACAAATTAATGTCAATTTAGCATGTGTCATGATGATGCACAAAACTACAAGAAGGACAatagtttaaattaaatgacCAGCTAACACTACCCATAATGGCTGAACTACAgtttgcttttttatgtttaacCTTTACACCAGAGTTGCAAAGCTAACATGTAGTAACGTCTAGCTGCCAGTTTACAAACTGAACATctaaaatcatcacacacacacacacacacacgttgtttTGGTTTGGAAGAGGTTTGGCTCAGTAACACCCTTCCTACACGTCAGTTTAATCAGACGCATCCGAATTCCATATTACGATTTACTGTTGAAATGTGAACGTTATTTTCATGCAAATACTGTGACTTCTAATATACAAGAGTTATAAAAATGGAACTTCGGGCCACACCCACTATTTGAATATGATGCGACTCTAAAGTCGCACAAAGTGTTTTTATCTCTGTGACTCTGCCTTTTGCCCGCGTTTATAGCCATCAGTGTGTCATAAAGAGTCCGAAACCACATCAGCAAGTCTGTTCGAGATGCTGAACAACTCCACAAAATCATCCACATGCAGTCTGCACAACGCTAATCTGGAGACTATAAGATTCCATGAGTTGGTAGCTATATTAGATTTGTTTCTTCAGTgcaaaacttatatatatatatatatatataaataaaagcaaacttcAGACTTCATGTTTTAACTATAAAAGTTTAGACAtacaaattctttatttttcccccacatttttagaatattaataaagtctggattggcaccctgtccagggtgtaccccgccttggttccgatgctccctgggataggctcctggttcccccgtgaccctgaaaaggataaagcggtacagaagatggatggatggatggatggaataaagTCTggaaaactctggagtaacacaaatgaattatgggaattatgttgtgctaaaaaaaaatccaaaataaatcaaaataatttagtattttagcatcttcgaagtagacgcccttttcgcctagaatttccagaaatgtattctgggtgttttctcgaccgattccttgaggaatttccctgagatgctttttaaacagtattaaaggagttcccaccgacgccggacgcttatcggctgcttttccgAATAtctcgctccgagtcgtccgtttaaaaaaagattttttgtaaataaaatgttagttttctaaaaaaaaaagaaatgaatacgtcggcacgatgatatttttgtctacgacaccgatttcacacatttaatcccACACCTTCAGGTCAAAAGGCTTTTAagctcatgagaaacatttcagtcgagtgtccacaaacttttgaccggtaatgTATCTTCAAGAACGATTCAAGACAGAGCTTAAAACTGGAATGGCACTTTATTGTTACGTTAAAAAAATACGGGTGCAGACTCAGGATGATTGCTGCTAAAGAGTAAAGAATGAATGTGGAGatgtaaaatccaaaataaagaCTTCTTTGTGAAATGTGTTTGTGAGAAATGATGCATAgtataaaaacacagacaggagaTTTGGTCCGGTCGTTATTATTAATCTTACGAACTGGCAGTAAACAAAGCACGCTTTTTGTCAAATCAAATTACTCACACTCATTTCCACTCCTGCTCACTTACTGCCTGCTTACCAAATACTCTACTGAATTAGTCTCTGCTTTTGGGGTACTGAGGAGGCGGAGCTACTTCCAACACCACCGTGCTGGACACGTTCTGCAGCTCGCCTTCGTACAGACGCTCGTTCGCACGCAGCCGACAGCCGTCCTTCAGCATGCGGATGGCGACGCGGGCGATGTTGCGTGAGTCGTCCAGGCCGCAGTGCGGTCGGCCCTCGTACCGCATGCCGAGATTCTCCAACATGCAGTTCAGCCTCGTCTGGGTCCGAGCCACCTAAATAACCCGATACGAGACCCTCACTGTTGTGATATTAACTGAAGAACCCCAACAACAcgtttttgttttcctcttgGGATTTAAAATTCTGACAGCTCGTTTACACGAAGTCGTTTCATAAGAACACGTCAGAAGACTCGTCAATTAAAACGTGCGCAATTCGCTCGCGCGAGTATAAATATCAGATAGTACCTTATAATAGTTTCCATAAGACTTTCTGATGTTGATCCAATTTCTTGCAAACTGAGGATATCGGAGTCGACTCAGTCGGCATTGCGTGTGAAGGAATTTACTCATATCCCAAGATCTGTGGAAGGAAAACAAATGACTTTCATTCAGATATAATGACATAATGGTCAAAATCGGTAGCATCGGTGATGGCCGTGGACTTCTCAGAGCCCAAACCTTCTGCCTGCATCATACACACCATCTCAACTACAACAACAGATAtgaatttgtctttttttcacacctctctctctctccctctctctctctctctctcatcacagTCTGCTGTGGTGTAGTGAAAACGCCAGATCTGAATGTGGCAGAGTTGATGCTGTGAAAGCGGAACCGAAGTGCTCCTTCTCAAAACTGCTAAAGCACATATGAAGTGACACCAAAAGTTACTTCTGCAACTCTATGTTTATCGtctcagacagaaagaaagaaagaaagaaagtctaCGACGGGTTTAGACGAACAACAAGCCAAGACACTGAGACTGATCTGATATATACACCGTAGTTCCAATAACTCTAGCTTATTTACATTTGGGGAGCGTCTGTAGTGTAAGCCTCGTACCCCTTCCACTCACTGACTAAAACGTGATCGGAGCAGAATGAGGTGTGATTTATAAATAACAGTTCTAGGTGTTCACCTGCTGTTTGACTTCAGTACCGTAACCTTACacctttgtgttttctgttctgtctgACATCATGATGCATTTAAGCCAAAATACATCGGACTGTGGTGGAAATAAATATGCTGTTCAACGTGTTTATCGTACAACGCCAGTTCCAAAAAAAgtcgggacgctgtgtaaaatgtaaataaaaacagggaTTGGTggattagtgcctatggaatggacCGCTAGCGTGCACATCTGGAAAAGCACCATCAGTGCTGAAAGGTATACAGTACACAGGTTTTAAAGCAACGTACGCCTCCGATCAAGTTTCCATCCCATATCTTTACTTCTGACAGACTCCGCCtttctaagatactcttttttatacccaatcacaTTACTGACATGTTGCCAATGAACCTAGtcgcaaaatgttcctccagctatTTCTTTTCAGTACCGCGTACCATCCCAGCCTTTTATtgtccccgtcccaacttttttgagacgtactgcggccatcaaattcaaaattcccCTTTAAACGATACACTTGCTCagttttgatatgttttctatgttctacggtgaataacatgtgggtttatgagatttaaaGGCAAGTCGTcgcattgtgtttttgtttacattttacacagcgtcccaacttttgtggaatcggggttgtattaGATAGACTCTGATACAGGGATACATATGGGCACACGTGTTATACGTGATAAAGGAGCATGTAGTTTAGGCCACGTGGCCGGAAAAGTCATGCGTTTGAGTGAATCTACAAAATCAACGGAGCGGAGGAAATATTATTATACTGCCTACGTGCTGCGTTtacatacagttgaggtcataaatttacataaatatactTTACAGAATCAGCAaaatcatctttttttaaattagtagtagtagtggagaAACTAATACATAATACATGATACACAATACTAATACAAAGAGATATACTTGAATATTTGAGACTTACGTCCGCCTTACAAAATGTAAACCTTTGCTTAGTTAAGCAATAAAAGAAACATATAggtattatcattattattattattattattattattattattattattattatcacaatgTGGAAAGAACCAGCAGTTAAGAGTGTACCGTTATTGATCGACCTCTGTCTGTGAAACGAATTCCAATAACAAACAGCGCAAGGTTGTGTCTTTACCCGTCTGTTAGCAGAGTGTATTTGTACTTGGTGCCCAGCTCTTTCTCCTGCAGCCAGTCCACCACTCGGCGAAGAACGCGAGGGAACGGATCCGCCTCGTCCACCATTTTCTGgagtagaaataaaaacaggcgTGCGTCGGGAATCTAGTGCGGGGTTTTAGTACCGTGCCGTGCCGTGCTGAGCAAGTGCTGGATTTCCCACTCACGTACCTGTGTTATTCCCGTTAGCTCCACGCAGAAATCCGAGAGCTTCGGGTTCAACTGGGGCTTCACGTATTCCTGAAACGAATCGACCTGCAAGCCGACGGAAAACGCAACGTCAAAATATGCTCcgtataatgagtctttatcgaTCACATAGACGTATGTACAGTGAAagtgttttcttcgcataccccagcttgttaggaggttggggtcagagcgcagggtctgCCATGATATACAGTAGcgccccctggagtagagagggttaagcgccttgctcaagtgcccaacagtggcagcttggccgtgctggggcttgaacccccgaccttccgatcagtaacccagagccttaactgccaagccaccactgccccccgaCCTGTTATACCAGTTACCCAAGTGCAGCAGTTTGTGTTTCCAACGTGTGCTAGTCCTATAAATAGTGTTATTATGATGTTTATGTAATAACATAAATATACAGGGAAACATTCAAGTCACAGCTGAATTTTTGGGaatgtacactaccggtcaaaagtttcaGACACACGGATGACacatggaactatgggaattatgttgtgataaaaaaaatccaaaataaacgACGCCCTTTTTGTCTAgagtttccagaaatgtattcttggcgttttctcgaccgatttcttgaggaa from Ictalurus furcatus strain D&B chromosome 18, Billie_1.0, whole genome shotgun sequence carries:
- the mfhas1 gene encoding malignant fibrous histiocytoma-amplified sequence 1 homolog isoform X1 gives rise to the protein MAENETNLRTARIWRDAALRSRKLRSNLRQLTLSTNNNQKIIFPDDIKEIEVLNLGNNSLQELPEGLGSTLTKLRILILRRNKFTHVPSPIFQLSHLTELDLSHNCLSHLSEDIEHLKRLKKLGVSHNKIRYLPSQIGTLQALEEVDVSFNELRDFPRSFTQLKKLRTLDVDHNKLENFPPELLALSDLEELDCSGNKLEGLPGNITMLQTLKILWLSSTHISCLPETFCDLQNLESLMLDNNSLAALPRSFGKMQTLKMLNLSSNSFEDFPQVILTIASLEELYLSRNRLSFLPHEVGRLSNLANLWLDNNRITFLPDSIVELEKLEELVLQGNQIAILPDNFGKLAKVNIWKVKDNPLIQPPYEVCMKGIPYIAAYQKELAHAQTAVKPRLKLVLMGQTNAGKTKLRQCIVSKPLDAKTITGGRGIDVTNWVADAHRSLTFIVYDLSGKQNYELIKPFFLSPCALYVVVVNLKSYTCKTFYSSVGYFLHLLGAKVPHAVVCIVGTHIDLCAEAELEEKCLDIHRQISLQEKRDTESLRTLAKQVDEALEQDYDVRSSSPHVLFYGVSDRNLRRKKAQLQYMLNNRLQILSPVFCVSCVEMRNIQRLKEKLMSVADHRDIFPNLHRVLPKSWQMLEELHFKPQDLWLSWWDSARLGLQAGLTEDRLQSALSYLHESGKLLYFEDSKTLKEFVFHNLPRFIAVLNVFFQKDRTAMLEKLNSERDTDKNVAPSQIQHHVESFLLHGLLPSNVIRQLLKPLVQTQQDLHLIMELLEKMGVCYCINKPRSRPLNGAPVVYKFPSLVSSEEPSTEPWHNGGSSAPGQFFSVEHLQIEYSFPFLIPPGLFARFSVQINSHVVQRTDGKDYIFAYRGKVPVMVNYRPSRNRLHPETLAISSHASLPNIWTAWQAITPLVEELNVLLQEWPGLHYSVHILCSKCLKRGSPNPHSFPGELLSQPRPEGLTEIICPKNGSERVNVALVYPPSPTLISPSPK
- the eri1 gene encoding 3'-5' exoribonuclease 1, whose product is MEEQSKKVLFKSEMTECGTEQRNSGESKSEQENGSCKETAPADFSDPVYKELSLANGTINRMNRDELRAKCAELKLDTRGVKDVLKKRLKNYYKKQKLKQSATAGSDGSYYDYICVVDFEATCEENNPRNFIHEIIEFPMVLIDMHTLEIVDSFQEYVKPQLNPKLSDFCVELTGITQKMVDEADPFPRVLRRVVDWLQEKELGTKYKYTLLTDGSWDMSKFLHTQCRLSRLRYPQFARNWINIRKSYGNYYKVARTQTRLNCMLENLGMRYEGRPHCGLDDSRNIARVAIRMLKDGCRLRANERLYEGELQNVSSTVVLEVAPPPQYPKSRD
- the mfhas1 gene encoding malignant fibrous histiocytoma-amplified sequence 1 homolog isoform X2, with translation MAENETNLRTARIWRDAALRSRKLRSNLRQLTLSTNNNQKIIFPDDIKEIEVLNLGNNSLQELPEGLGSTLTKLRILILRRNKFTHVPSPIFQLSHLTELDLSHNCLSHLSEDIEHLKRLKKLGVSHNKIRYLPSQIGTLQALEEVDVSFNELRDFPRSFTQLKKLRTLDVDHNKLENFPPELLALSDLEELDCSGNKLEGLPGNITMLQTLKILWLSSTHISCLPETFCDLQNLESLMLDNNSLAALPRSFGKMQTLKMLNLSSNSFEDFPQVILTIASLEELYLSRNRLSFLPHEVGRLSNLANLWLDNNRITFLPDSIVELEKLEELVLQGNQIAILPDNFGKLAKVNIWKVKDNPLIQPPYEVCMKGIPYIAAYQKELAHAQTAVKPRLKLVLMGQTNAGKTKLRQCIVSKPLDAKTITGGRGIDVTNWVADAHRSLTFIVYDLSGKQNYELIKPFFLSPCALYVVVVNLKSYTCKTFYSSVGYFLHLLGAKVPHAVVCIVGTHIDLCAEAELEEKCLDIHRQISLQEKRDTESLRTLAKQVDEALEQDYDVRSSSPHVLFYGVSDRNLRRKKAQLQYMLNNRLQILSPVFCVSCVEMRNIQRLKEKLMSVADHRDIFPNLHRVLPKSWQMLEELHFKPQDLWLSWWDSARLGLQAGLTEDRLQSALSYLHESGKLLYFEDSKTLKEFVFHNLPRFIAVLNVFFQKDRTAMLEKLNSERDTDKNVAPSQIQHHVESFLLHGLLPSNVIRQLLKPLVQTQQDLHLIMELLEKMGVCYCINKPRSRPLNGAPVVYKFPSLVSSEEPSTEPWHNGGSSAPGQFFSVEHLQIEYSFPFLIPPGLFARFSVQINSHVVQRTDGKDYIFAYRGKVPVMVNYRPSRNRLHPETLAISSHASLPNIWTAWQAITPLVEELNVLLQEWPGLHYSVHILCSKCLKRGSPNPHSFPGEWTIVCFVTIY